GGATCGTGTAGAGGTACATGATCCCAATCTTTTTGTGGTCCGTGGTAGACAGCCAGCCCCAGACGGAGCGGCCCTCCTGAAGGTAAGATACCGAGGCGTCAGCGTGTGACATGGTTCGTTTCCTCTCCTGCGCCGAATACGGCCGCGCTCAGCGCTGGGCCTTCAAGAACTCAATCATCGATAGTATTTCGGAATCGCTCATATTTTGTGGAGGCATAGCATTGGGATAGCCACGCGCAATCTGGTCGCCCGGATTAAGCAGGGAATTGCGAACGTAGTTTTCGTCTGCATCTACCGTTGTTCCGCCTTCCAGATCGCGACGGCTTCCGTAGAGTCCTTTAAAGGAGGGCCCTACGATGCGGCTGCCGTCCAGCGAGTGACAACTGTGGCAGACGTTGCGATAGATCTCCGCCCCGCGATCGGCGGTGATATTGGAAGCCTCCGCCTCCAATTTGGCCATCTCCGCGCTGAACTGGGCATGGTTGAGTACGATTGCGGTGCCGGTCATGTAGCTGTGGTCACGGCCGCAGTATTCCGTACAAAAGATCGGATACTCGGCGCGGCCTGCCTGCTGGTATGCAGCATTGAGCACCGGCGTGACGCTTACATAGGTAAACATGCCCGGCACGACGTCCTCTTTGGAACGAAAAGCGGGAATAAAAAAGGAGTGCAGCACATCGGAGGAGGTCATGACGAACTTCACAGGGACGCCTTCCTCCAGGAAAACGTCGCGCGTAGTCTTCAGTTGAACCGGGCGCTCGCGATTTTGCG
This genomic stretch from Leptospirales bacterium harbors:
- a CDS encoding cytochrome c oxidase subunit II, with translation MIAINLVVILAFLLVNGVLVYFIVRYRRRGPDDQTSKIAHSTILEITWTVVPTIVFFALFFWGLFAYLDYRRIPENAREITVRAWQWGWEYNYPRDLAQNRERPVQLKTTRDVFLEEGVPVKFVMTSSDVLHSFFIPAFRSKEDVVPGMFTYVSVTPVLNAAYQQAGRAEYPIFCTEYCGRDHSYMTGTAIVLNHAQFSAEMAKLEAEASNITADRGAEIYRNVCHSCHSLDGSRIVGPSFKGLYGSRRDLEGGTTVDADENYVRNSLLNPGDQIARGYPNAMPPQNMSDSEILSMIEFLKAQR